The following coding sequences are from one bacterium SCSIO 12741 window:
- the yajC gene encoding preprotein translocase subunit YajC, translating into MHSFLLQAQGGTDITGMIMMFVLVGGVFYFFMIRPQSKKAKAQKNFRESLKKGDKVVTIGGIHGRIKDQNDSTIMLETDGGAKMRIEKSAISMEMSSGDGGDASAEIEQNK; encoded by the coding sequence ATGCATTCATTTTTGTTACAGGCACAAGGAGGTACAGACATCACTGGTATGATCATGATGTTTGTGCTGGTTGGAGGAGTATTCTATTTCTTTATGATTCGTCCCCAATCCAAAAAAGCAAAAGCTCAAAAGAACTTTAGAGAGTCGTTAAAGAAAGGCGACAAAGTAGTTACCATAGGTGGAATTCACGGTCGTATTAAGGACCAAAACGATTCTACCATTATGCTCGAAACCGATGGTGGCGCTAAAATGCGTATCGAAAAGTCGGCTATTTCCATGGAAATGTCCTCTGGAGACGGAGGAGATGCCTCTGCGGAAATCGAGCAAAACAAATAA